In the Palaeococcus pacificus DY20341 genome, one interval contains:
- a CDS encoding NADH-quinone oxidoreductase subunit K, which translates to MIPLQFITAFLLVFMGLYAFLYKRNLIKLILALNIIDAGIHLLLISFGYRLEDGTLPTAPIYTGYETLKGTPMVGPIPQALVLTSIVIGVCILALAMALTINAYRHYGSLDINKLRRLRG; encoded by the coding sequence ATGATTCCTCTTCAATTCATCACTGCATTCCTCTTAGTATTCATGGGGCTCTACGCTTTCCTGTACAAGCGTAACTTGATTAAGCTCATCTTAGCCCTGAACATTATCGACGCAGGAATTCACTTGCTTTTAATAAGCTTTGGCTACCGCTTGGAAGATGGAACACTACCCACAGCGCCGATTTACACAGGCTATGAGACGCTAAAAGGAACGCCTATGGTTGGTCCAATTCCTCAAGCTTTGGTGCTCACATCAATTGTCATTGGAGTTTGTATCCTCGCTCTGGCTATGGCATTGACGATTAACGCTTACAGGCACTACGGAAGCTTAGACATCAACAAGTTAAGGAGGTTGAGAGGATGA
- a CDS encoding proton-conducting transporter transmembrane domain-containing protein, whose amino-acid sequence MSALPFLIIIPLLGAFSMPIISLFGEKARSAWAMLVSALTLGVASKVFYDVWSTKQLIVYTLGDTTPLGKGVNFPIRILWEVDLLGALMALIVTFVGFMAIIYSIEYMKHDTGLEKYYTLILVLELGMLGIVITGDMFNFYVFLEIMSIASYALVAFRNDTWEGIEAGIKYMFVGSLASSFILLGIALLYGQYGTLTMSYLAVKIAQNPTLVSKVALGFFIGGLLFKSGAVPVHMWLSDAHPAAPSSISAMLSGLVIKVGGVYALTRIAFSIYATSISIKTVGWIIIFFGCVTLIVGNAMAVIQTDMKRLFAFSSVGQIGYILLGIGIGLTAYGTKVGDIALAGAIYHIINHALMKALLFLVAGAVLHQVGTKNLNELSGLAKKMPLTSFAFLIGAAAIVGLPPLNGFASKWLIYESSALYNPFLAAIAVLGTAFCTAAYIRVLFTFFGRPSEVVENAKEPGKAMIIPMLILILAIIIMGLFPWQISDKIMLPTVDMIKDQLHYVVAVIGGA is encoded by the coding sequence ATGAGCGCTTTACCATTCTTAATTATCATCCCTCTCTTAGGAGCATTTTCAATGCCCATCATCAGCTTATTCGGAGAGAAAGCGAGAAGCGCCTGGGCCATGTTGGTGAGTGCATTAACTTTAGGCGTTGCCTCCAAGGTGTTCTACGATGTGTGGAGCACCAAGCAACTGATAGTCTATACCTTGGGAGATACCACACCACTAGGAAAAGGCGTGAACTTCCCAATAAGAATCCTCTGGGAAGTTGATTTACTTGGGGCCCTAATGGCTCTTATAGTAACCTTCGTGGGATTCATGGCCATAATCTACTCCATCGAATACATGAAGCACGACACTGGACTGGAGAAGTACTACACCTTAATCCTGGTCTTGGAACTCGGAATGCTTGGTATAGTAATTACAGGGGATATGTTCAACTTCTACGTGTTCCTTGAGATAATGAGCATAGCGAGCTACGCTTTGGTGGCCTTTAGGAACGATACATGGGAGGGCATTGAAGCGGGTATTAAGTACATGTTCGTTGGTTCCTTAGCGAGCTCATTCATCCTCTTAGGAATTGCACTCCTATACGGGCAGTATGGAACCCTAACAATGAGCTACCTTGCAGTGAAGATAGCTCAAAACCCAACTTTAGTAAGCAAAGTGGCTTTAGGGTTCTTCATAGGCGGGCTCTTGTTTAAGAGCGGTGCTGTTCCAGTTCACATGTGGCTATCAGATGCTCACCCAGCAGCACCGAGCTCAATTAGCGCTATGCTCTCTGGTTTGGTCATAAAGGTGGGTGGAGTTTACGCTTTAACTAGAATTGCTTTCAGCATTTACGCAACGAGCATAAGCATAAAGACAGTTGGATGGATAATAATTTTCTTTGGATGCGTGACGTTAATAGTTGGAAATGCAATGGCAGTTATTCAAACGGATATGAAGAGACTATTTGCTTTCTCAAGTGTCGGTCAAATAGGCTACATTCTCTTGGGTATAGGCATTGGATTGACAGCCTACGGCACGAAAGTTGGAGACATAGCATTGGCGGGTGCAATATACCACATTATCAACCACGCCTTGATGAAGGCTCTCCTCTTCCTTGTCGCTGGTGCAGTGCTCCACCAAGTTGGGACTAAGAATCTCAACGAGCTCAGCGGATTGGCTAAGAAGATGCCCCTCACAAGCTTTGCCTTCCTTATTGGAGCTGCTGCAATAGTAGGTTTGCCACCTTTGAACGGCTTTGCAAGCAAGTGGCTAATCTATGAGAGCTCTGCTCTGTACAACCCATTCCTAGCGGCCATAGCAGTGTTGGGCACAGCCTTCTGTACAGCAGCTTACATTAGGGTTCTCTTCACGTTCTTTGGAAGGCCGAGCGAAGTAGTGGAGAATGCAAAAGAGCCAGGAAAAGCAATGATAATTCCAATGCTGATATTAATACTCGCAATAATCATAATGGGACTCTTCCCATGGCAGATAAGCGACAAAATAATGCTTCCAACCGTTGACATGATTAAGGATCAGCTTCACTACGTTGTGGCAGTTATAGGAGGTGCTTGA
- a CDS encoding NADH-quinone oxidoreductase subunit B family protein, protein MSEERRELEKRIAKLCKYIGRSPWVFHVNSGSCNGCDIEIIAALTPRYDAERFGVKLVGTPRHADILLVTGPITDQSLERVKLVYEQTPDPKVVMAIGACPTGGSVFFESPFTNAPLDKHIPVDVFIPGCPPRPEAILHGVVLALEKLIKKIEGEKE, encoded by the coding sequence ATGAGTGAAGAGAGGAGAGAATTAGAAAAGAGAATTGCAAAACTATGCAAGTACATAGGAAGATCACCTTGGGTATTTCACGTTAACAGCGGATCATGCAACGGATGTGATATCGAGATTATTGCGGCACTAACCCCAAGATATGACGCGGAGAGGTTTGGTGTGAAATTAGTTGGAACCCCAAGGCACGCAGATATTTTGCTGGTAACAGGGCCAATTACCGACCAAAGCTTGGAGAGGGTTAAGTTAGTCTATGAGCAAACACCAGACCCAAAGGTTGTGATGGCAATTGGGGCGTGCCCCACTGGTGGCAGTGTTTTCTTTGAGAGTCCATTCACCAACGCACCTTTAGACAAGCACATCCCTGTAGATGTCTTCATCCCAGGATGCCCACCAAGGCCAGAAGCGATCCTACATGGTGTTGTTTTAGCTTTGGAGAAGCTTATAAAAAAGATAGAAGGTGAGAAGGAATGA